The genomic region CGGTGAACCTATTCCCATTTATGGAGATGGGAAAAATGTACGCGATTGGTTATATGTCACAGATCATTGTCAAGCATTACATACCGTTTTAGAAAATGCAAGTGCTGGAGAAAATTATAATGTAGGTGGGAAAAACGAAATAAGAAATATAGATATTGCAAATCATATATGCAGTATATTAGATGAGGTACAGCCTCGTAAGGATGGACAACCTTATGCAGCACAAATTACTTATGTAAAAGATCGACCTGGTCATGACTATCGTTATGCTATTGACCCATCTAAAATTGAAAAAGATCTTCAATGGCAACCAGCAGAAACCTTTAAGTCTGGAATCAAAAAAACAGTAGAATGGTATTTCAAAAAATATAATTTATGAAAGGAATAGTTCTAGCCGGTGGTAGTGGTACTAGACTGCATCCACTTACTTTAAGTGTGAGTAAGCAGTTAATGCCTATCTATGATAAGCCTATGATATATTATCCTATCTCAACTTTAATGAGTGCTGGAATACAAGAAATATTAATCATTTCTACGCCACAAGATCAACCACTTTTCAAAAATTTATTAGGCGATGGATCTCAATTGGGCTGTAGGTTTGAATATGCCGTTCAAGAAAACCCTAATGGTCTGGCAGAAGCGTTTATAATAGGTGCTGATTTCATAGGAAAAGATAGTGTAGCTTTAATTTTAGGAGATAATATTTTCTATGGAACAGGTCTTGAAAAAGCACTTCAAGACAGTATAGATCCTGACGGTGGAGTCATCTTTGCCTATCACGTAAATGATCCACAACGCTATGGTGTGGTAGACTTTGATGAAAATATGCGAGTAACCAGCATAGAAGAAAAACCTCAAGATCCTAGATCTAACTATGCTGTCCCTGGGATATATTTCTATGATAATGAGGTAGTAGAAATTGCAAAATATATACAACCATCACATCGTGGTGAATTAGAAATTACAGACGTCAATAACGTATACCTTAATCGAGGCAGACTTAAAGTAAATGTGCTCGATCAAGGAACTGCCTGGCTCGATACAGGTACTTTCGAATCCTTAATGCAAGCCAGTCAGTTTGTACAAGTAATCGAACAGCGTCAAGGCTTAAAAATAGGCTCCATAGAAGAAGTAGCTTATCGTAAACGATATATTGAGAAGCAACAACTCAAAAACCTCGCAGAACCACTTGTAAAAAGCGGTTATGGAGATTATTTGATGAGACTTACAGAGAAATGATTGTAAAAGAAACTCCGTTAAAAGACTGCTATATCATCGAGCCACCTGTTTTCGGTGATGATCGCGGTTATTTCAGTATTAGACACGATAAATACGCTTTCGCAAAAGCGTTTCCTAACCATCCACCATTTGTATTACATAACGAGTCCTTTTCAAGCTATGGAGTGCTACGTGGTTTACATCTACAAAAAGGAGATGCTGCTCAAGCAAAGCTAGTGCGTTGCGTACAAGGTAAAATTCTTGATGTAGCAGTAGATTACAGACCAGATTCTCCATCCTTTTTAAAACATTTCACCATTGAATTAAGTGGTGATAATCATAAACAACTTTTAGTTCCTAGAGGATTCCTGCATGGCTTTTCTGTCCTTTCAGATATAGCAATCGTTAATTATCAAGTAGATAACACTTACCAACCAGAGACTGAATTTGGGATACGATATGACGACCCAACGTTAAATATAGATTGGCAATTACCAGATAGTGCTGTTTTACTATCTGAAAAAGATGAAAAATTAGATTTTTTAAAATTATAATCAGAATGTCAGTCTGAGCTTGTAGAAGACGATGTTTGACAAATACAAACCCTTGAAAAAAATTCTCATTACAGGAGCAAACGGTATGTTAGCTACAGCGATCAAAAACGCTTTATCTGGTTGTGAAGTTTATGCATTTTCAAGTCAAGAATTAGACATCACCTGTTCACAAAGCTTACATAAAAATATAGCAACCATTCTGCCTGATTACATTATTAATTGCGCCGCTTACACAGCCGTAGATCTTGCAGAAACCGAAGAGGAAAAAGCCTTTAAAATAAATGCACTTGCAGTTGAGAAAATGGCTCAAATTGCTGAGCAATATCGCGCGACTTTGATACATTTTTCTACAGATTACGTTTTTGATGGAAATGTTTCTAAGCCATATGCGGTAGATCATCCTACTCGTCCAGTAAATATTTATGGTGCGAGTAAGTTAGCTGGAGAAAAAGCCATTACTCAAGTAAATGCTAAACATTACATTTTTAGAATCTCATGGCTCTATGCACCATATGGTAAGAACTTTTTTAATTGGATTGCAGAAACTGATTTGGAAGAGTTAAGCATAGTAAACACACAAACCGGTTCTCCTACCAGCGCACTAGATGTAGCAGATTTTATGAACCACTTGATTCATAATGACCCTAAAAACTATGGAACCTATCACTTCACCAATCAAGGAGAAATGACGTGGTACGCTTTCGCGAAAGCGATAAATCAAAAATTAGATTTAAATAAAACGATCAATCCAGTTGCCACTTTTAAAACCGCTGCAAAACGACCTACTTACAGTGCGATGGATTGTAAAAAAACAGAACAGGTTTTCAATTATTTAACTCCATCTATTAGCGATGGATTAGATAGGGTAGTGGCTAGGTATAAGTCTTAAGGAAACCTTATTTTTACAGCTTTACAACAAGCATATGTCTGAAAAGAATCATAAAGTAGCATTAATCACTGGTGTAACCGGTCAAGATGGTGCTTATTTAAGTGAGTTTTTATTAAAAAAAGGATATGAAGTACACGGTATCAAGCGCCGTGCTTCATTGTTTAATACAGATCGTATTGATCATTTATATCAAGATCCACATGAGACTGATGTAAAGTTCAAATTACATTATGGCGATCTTACAGATACCACTAACCTCACTAGAATCATCAAGGAAACTCAGCCAGACGAGATTTATAACCTCGCAGCGATGTCACACGTTCAAGTTTCTTTTGAAATGCCAGAATACACCGCAAATGCAGATGGTATAGGTGCGCTACGTATTCTAGAATCTGTACGCTTGCTAGGAATGGAAAAGAAGACTAAAGTCTATCAAGCTTCTACATCAGAATTGTATGGTAAGGTGCAAGAGATTCCACAATCAGAAACCACACCATTCTATCCACGCAGTCCTTATGCTGTCGCAAAAATGTACGCTTACTGGGCAACAGTAAATTACCGTGAAGCTTATGGCATGTTTGCTTGTAATGGGATTCTTTTCAACCATGAATCTCCAGTACGTGGTGAAACATTTGTGACTCGTAAAATAACACGTGCGACGTCCAAAATCGTAAAAGGTCTCCAGGATAAAGTGTATTTAGGTAACCTAGATGCTAAAAGAGATTGGGGACATGCTAAAGATTATGTGCGCATGATGTGGATGATCCTACAACACGATGAGCCAGAAGATTGGGTTATCGCTACAGGAACGACGACTAGCGTGCGTGACTTTGTACGTATGGCTTTTCAGTACGTAGGTATAGAACTAGAATTTAATGGTGAAGGCGTGGATGAGAAAGGAACCGTAAAGTCGTGCTCAAATCCAGATTATCAACTAGAAATAGGTAAAGAAGTAGTAGCGGTAGATCCTCGATATTTCCGTCCTACAGAGGTGGATTTATTAATTGGTGACCCTACTAAAGCCAAAGAAAAACTAGGTTGGGTTCCAGAGATCGCACTTCAAGAACTCGTTAATGACATGATGAAAAGTGATTTACATCTCATGTCAAGAGAAGAATATTTAAAAAGTGGTGGTTATAGAATTAACAACTACTTTGAATAATTAAAAACCACTATTTCTGTGATAAAAATGGCCTAATAACATAACACGTTAAAAATGAAGTGTGGCGTAGGGATAAGCAAAAATCGTTTTAGTTCAGATATTATGTATTATAGGAAATATTAGTTTTATTCTTGAAGAATTTAAATATCTAGAAACTTTCTTTTTGCGCCGTAGCAAACAAAATTTTTAGTGTTAGGTTCTTAAGCCTTGATTTTTTTGTTTCGTTTTTTTATCAAGAAAAAAATGAAAGGACAAGTTTTAAAACGAATGATTTTAAACTTTGAGTTACTTAATAAGTGCAAGAAAAAATGAATAAAGATTCAAAAATATACGTCGCAGGACATCGTGGTCTTGTAGGAAGCGCCATCGTTAGTGAGTTAAAAAAATTAGGTTACACAAATTTTGTTCTTAAAACTCACAAAGAGCTAGACCTTACAAATCAACAAGCCACAGCAGACTTTTTTGTAACTGAAAAACCAGAATTCGTCTTTCTTGCAGCGGCGAGTGTAGGTGGTATCGTAGCAAACAACACTTACAGGGCAGATTTTATCTATAAAAATCTCATGATTCAAAATAACGTGATCCATCACAGTTATTTGAATGGTGTGAAAAAGTTATTGTTTCTAGGAAGTACCTGTATCTATCCCAAAATGGCACCACAACCTATGCCAGAGGACAGTTTACTCACCGGTCCACTAGAATATACTAATGAACCTTATGCGGTAGCAAAAATCGCTGGGATCAAAATGTGTGAGAGCTATAACTTGCAATATGGCACCAATTTTATCTCTGTAATGCCTACTAATTTATATGGTCCTAACGATAATTTTGATTTAGAGAAATCACATGTACTGCCAGCGCTAATTCGTAAAATGCACCTAGGTAAATTATTAATGGATGGTAATGAGCAGGCATTAATGGATGATTTAGGTGTTGATGATATCGCTTTCGCGAAAGCAGAATTACAAAAACACGGTATCACAGAAAATGGCATCGCTTTATGGGGAACTGGCTCACCAAAGCGAGAGTTTCTATGGTCACATGACATGGCAAAAGCCTGTGTGTACTTGATGGAAAACAAAGACTTTGCTGATGTAAAAGGAAGCGAAAAAGACATAAGAAATACACACCTCAATATAGGAACCGGAGAAGATATCGCTATAAAAGACCTCGCAGAACTGATTAAAAAAACGGTAGGTTATGAAGGAAAGCTAGATTGGGATGCTACAAAACCTGACGGCACACCACGTAAGCTTACAGATGTGTCAAAACTGCATGAATTAGGTTGGAAACACGAGGTAAATCTAGAAAAAGGTGTGGAGATGATGTATGAAGCTTATATGAAATAATCGATACATATGTCCTTTATTTCCATATCCTATTTATTGTTTTTTCCAGTTATAGCACTGTTATACTATGTGTTACCTCATAAGTTGAGGTGGATTTTATTATTAGTAGGAAGCTATTTTTTTTACATGTCTTGGAATGTAAAATATGCGCTTTTGATGCTGCTTTCCACAGTAATTACTTATTTGAGCGGTATTTTAATCAGTAAAGTAAATCAAAGCGAGTTAAGTGAAAAGCTTAAAATAAAAAGGAAGAAGCTATGGCTTACCTTGAGTTTAGTCTCTAATTTAGGAATCCTTATTTTCTTTAAGTATTTTAATTTTTTGAATTCGGCAGTTGCTGATTTCTTTTCATTAATTCATGTAGAATGGGGCTTTGAAAATATTGATGTTTTATTACCTGTAGGTATTTCTTTCTACACTTTTCAGGCTTTAAGTTACTCGTTAGATGTTTATTTTGATAGAATAAAAGCCACGCATCATTTTGGGAAGTATGCATTATTTGTTTCATTTTTCCCTCAATTAGTCGCAGGTCCTATTGAGCGGTCTTCTCATTTGTTACCTCAACTTGATAAGGTAATTAGCTTTGATTATAGTAGAATTAGAAGTGGTTTAGGACTTGTGGTATGGGGAATCTTTAAGAAGGTTGTTATTGCAAATAGGCTTGCTGTAGTTGTAAATCAGGTATATAGCGATCCAGGTTCTTATAGTGGTTTTGAGACCATTATTGCAACTATATTTTTCTCATTCCAGATTTACACAGACTTCTCTGCATACACAGATATTGCACGTGGTAGTGCTAGAATGCTCGGTTATGATTTAATGAAAAACTTTAATCAGCCTTATTTTGCGACATCAATTCCCGATTTTTGGCGTAGATGGCATATTTCTTTAACTACTTGGTTTAGAGATTATTTATATATACCATTAGGTGGAAATCGAGTTAGTAAATGGCGATGGTATGTAAATATTATGATCGTTTTCTTGGTGAGTGGCTTCTGGCATGGAGCAGCTTGGAGTTTTATAATTTGGGGATTACTACACGGGATTTTTCAAATGATAGACTTGTGGACTCAGAAATCAAGACGAAAAATGAATTCGTTTATGAAAATTAAAGAGAATTCATTTGATGTTTTATTTTTTAAAAGAGTTTGGACCTTTGTTTTAGTAAGCTTTGCTTGGATCTTTTTTAGAGCAGAAACATTTGAAAAAGCGATGCTAGTAATAAGCAACAGTATGAACCTATCTTTTTATCAATTACTTGATGGCTCAATGTATGAGCTAGGCCTGGATTCCAAAGATTTTACACTTGCAATCTTACTTATCATAGGATTACTGACTTTCTGGACTATTGATAAAAGGTACCCTATTAGAACGTGGTTATATGGAAAGCACATGGCTACACGATATATCGTTTACTTATCTACTATTTTCTTTATTTTAATTTTTGGATATTACGGTTCAGAGTATAATGTAGATGAATTTATATACTTTCAATTTTAATGAGAAAGACTTTGATTTATAGAGTTTTGAGGTTGTTGTTTCTGGTTATTCTGGCTGCATGGATTTTTGTTGAATTAAGCATCATATTTACGCCTAAGAGAGATAAACTACCGTGGAATACTACCTCTAAGGTTAAAGGTTTTTATGAGTTAGAAGACAATTCTATAGACGTCGTGTTTTTAGGATCATCACACGCATTTTGTACCTTTAATCCAGCTGTATTTTATAAGGAAAATGGTATCAAGGGATATGTTTTTGCATCTAATGAACAACCATTATGGTTAAGTTATCACTATCTAATTGAAGTTTTAAAAACACAAAAGCCAGAAGTCATTGTTTTAGAAACATTTTATATTTCTGAAAATAATGAATATAAAAAAGATGGAGTTAATAAGTTAAGTCTTGATGATTTACCGTTGACTTTAAATAAAATAAAAGCGCAAAATGTTGCTTTTGAAGATAATCTAGAAGGTGTTAACCCTTTTTATAATTACCATAATAGGTGGAAAGAATTTAATATCACAGATTTTGATTGTAAAGAAAATGGATTATTGAAAGGCTTTACTCCATTGTATAAGGCAACACCTAAAGTCATAGAGAATTTTAATGTTACTAAGGCTGATTTACCCGTTAAGAGTATGTTATACCTTGATAAAATTATTGATTTAGCTAATGATAATAATATACCTCTTGTTTTAACTTATGCTCCATATAATATTAATGCTTCTCGTAACCAACATATTAAGACAGTAGAAGAAATAGCGTTGTCTCAAGGCATACCATTTATAAATTATTCTGATACTAGTTTATTAAAAACAATCCAATTTGATGCTCAAGTTGATATGGAAGGTGGACATACTAATGTTTATGGAGCCCAAAAAGTATCTGAACATTTATCTAATTATCTAGACAACGAATTTAATTTTAACCCAATTAAGAAGAGTAAAGACTATGAAGTTTTAACCTCAAGATTTTATGCAGCAGACTCACTTAAAAAAATAGATGATTTTGACGATTACCTAAACTATTTAAGTAATATGGACGTTTACGTTGCCGTAACTGCTATGGATGCGATTAATAAAAGTACTTCTATAGCTTTTGAAAAGCTAGGTTCTCAAATCAGTTTTAAAGATAAATTTAGAGTTTCTTATACTGGTCTATTTAATAATTATAGAGGATATGTTGAGGAAAAAATAGATACAATGGCTATCATCAATAAGATGCAGCCCAATGATAAGAGAAATTTTTACATAAGAATGGAGAGTGCTAGTTTTAATACTGGTAATTATTCTAAGATCTATATTAATAATGTGGATCAATTAATTAATAAAAGTAAGAGAGGTTTTAATATAGTAGTCTATGATGCCGTTACAAATCAAATTTTAGATACAGCCTCTTTTGATACTTTTGAAACAGGCAATTGGAGTCGATATTAGTTATCAAACTATTATTACTTTGAGCTAAACATAATAAATGCTACTAAGGAAAGGTAAATTTTCAGGAGAACAGAAAACCGTGGCCAAAAACTACGGAGCACTAGTGATTCTTCAAGGATTAAATTATTTACTACCACTACTAATTATTCCTTTTTTAGAACGCCAATTAGGTCTTGAGAAGTTTGGTCTGGTAATGCTAGCACAGTATTTAATGGTTTTTTGCGTGGTGTCTACAGATTTTGGTTTTAACCTAACGGCTACTCGAGAAATATCATTAATCAAATCT from Nonlabens arenilitoris harbors:
- the rfbA gene encoding glucose-1-phosphate thymidylyltransferase RfbA codes for the protein MKGIVLAGGSGTRLHPLTLSVSKQLMPIYDKPMIYYPISTLMSAGIQEILIISTPQDQPLFKNLLGDGSQLGCRFEYAVQENPNGLAEAFIIGADFIGKDSVALILGDNIFYGTGLEKALQDSIDPDGGVIFAYHVNDPQRYGVVDFDENMRVTSIEEKPQDPRSNYAVPGIYFYDNEVVEIAKYIQPSHRGELEITDVNNVYLNRGRLKVNVLDQGTAWLDTGTFESLMQASQFVQVIEQRQGLKIGSIEEVAYRKRYIEKQQLKNLAEPLVKSGYGDYLMRLTEK
- the rfbC gene encoding dTDP-4-dehydrorhamnose 3,5-epimerase; this translates as MIVKETPLKDCYIIEPPVFGDDRGYFSIRHDKYAFAKAFPNHPPFVLHNESFSSYGVLRGLHLQKGDAAQAKLVRCVQGKILDVAVDYRPDSPSFLKHFTIELSGDNHKQLLVPRGFLHGFSVLSDIAIVNYQVDNTYQPETEFGIRYDDPTLNIDWQLPDSAVLLSEKDEKLDFLKL
- the rfbD gene encoding dTDP-4-dehydrorhamnose reductase, which encodes MKKILITGANGMLATAIKNALSGCEVYAFSSQELDITCSQSLHKNIATILPDYIINCAAYTAVDLAETEEEKAFKINALAVEKMAQIAEQYRATLIHFSTDYVFDGNVSKPYAVDHPTRPVNIYGASKLAGEKAITQVNAKHYIFRISWLYAPYGKNFFNWIAETDLEELSIVNTQTGSPTSALDVADFMNHLIHNDPKNYGTYHFTNQGEMTWYAFAKAINQKLDLNKTINPVATFKTAAKRPTYSAMDCKKTEQVFNYLTPSISDGLDRVVARYKS
- the gmd gene encoding GDP-mannose 4,6-dehydratase, which gives rise to MSEKNHKVALITGVTGQDGAYLSEFLLKKGYEVHGIKRRASLFNTDRIDHLYQDPHETDVKFKLHYGDLTDTTNLTRIIKETQPDEIYNLAAMSHVQVSFEMPEYTANADGIGALRILESVRLLGMEKKTKVYQASTSELYGKVQEIPQSETTPFYPRSPYAVAKMYAYWATVNYREAYGMFACNGILFNHESPVRGETFVTRKITRATSKIVKGLQDKVYLGNLDAKRDWGHAKDYVRMMWMILQHDEPEDWVIATGTTTSVRDFVRMAFQYVGIELEFNGEGVDEKGTVKSCSNPDYQLEIGKEVVAVDPRYFRPTEVDLLIGDPTKAKEKLGWVPEIALQELVNDMMKSDLHLMSREEYLKSGGYRINNYFE
- a CDS encoding GDP-L-fucose synthase family protein, whose product is MNKDSKIYVAGHRGLVGSAIVSELKKLGYTNFVLKTHKELDLTNQQATADFFVTEKPEFVFLAAASVGGIVANNTYRADFIYKNLMIQNNVIHHSYLNGVKKLLFLGSTCIYPKMAPQPMPEDSLLTGPLEYTNEPYAVAKIAGIKMCESYNLQYGTNFISVMPTNLYGPNDNFDLEKSHVLPALIRKMHLGKLLMDGNEQALMDDLGVDDIAFAKAELQKHGITENGIALWGTGSPKREFLWSHDMAKACVYLMENKDFADVKGSEKDIRNTHLNIGTGEDIAIKDLAELIKKTVGYEGKLDWDATKPDGTPRKLTDVSKLHELGWKHEVNLEKGVEMMYEAYMK
- a CDS encoding MBOAT family O-acyltransferase produces the protein MSWNVKYALLMLLSTVITYLSGILISKVNQSELSEKLKIKRKKLWLTLSLVSNLGILIFFKYFNFLNSAVADFFSLIHVEWGFENIDVLLPVGISFYTFQALSYSLDVYFDRIKATHHFGKYALFVSFFPQLVAGPIERSSHLLPQLDKVISFDYSRIRSGLGLVVWGIFKKVVIANRLAVVVNQVYSDPGSYSGFETIIATIFFSFQIYTDFSAYTDIARGSARMLGYDLMKNFNQPYFATSIPDFWRRWHISLTTWFRDYLYIPLGGNRVSKWRWYVNIMIVFLVSGFWHGAAWSFIIWGLLHGIFQMIDLWTQKSRRKMNSFMKIKENSFDVLFFKRVWTFVLVSFAWIFFRAETFEKAMLVISNSMNLSFYQLLDGSMYELGLDSKDFTLAILLIIGLLTFWTIDKRYPIRTWLYGKHMATRYIVYLSTIFFILIFGYYGSEYNVDEFIYFQF